One window of the Camelus ferus isolate YT-003-E chromosome 12, BCGSAC_Cfer_1.0, whole genome shotgun sequence genome contains the following:
- the CACNG2 gene encoding voltage-dependent calcium channel gamma-2 subunit, which translates to MGNFKGLCKQIDHFPEDADYEADTAEYFLRAVRASSIFPILSVILLFMGGLCIAASEFYKTRHNIILSAGIFFVSAGLSNIIGIIVYISANAGDPSKSDSKKNSYSYGWSFYFGALSFIIAEMVGVLAVHMFIDRHKQLRATARATDYLQASAITRIPSYRYRYQRRSRSSSRSTEPSHSRDASPVGIKGFNTLPSTEISMYTLSRDPLKTATTPTATYNSDRDNSFLQVHNCIQKDNKDSLHSNTANRRTTPV; encoded by the exons atgg GGAACTTCAAAGGTCTCTGCAAGCAAATCGATCACTTTCCAGAGGATGCAGATTACGAAGCTGACACAGCAGAATATTTCCTCC GGGCTGTGAGGGCTTCGAGCATCTTCCCGATCCTGAGCGTGATTCTGCTCTTTATGGGTGGACTCTGCATCGCAGCCAGCGAGTTCTACAAGACTCGACACAACATCATCCTGAGTGCCGGCATCTTCTTCGTGTCTGCAG GTCTGAGTAACATCATTGGCATCATAGTGTACATATCTGCCAATGCCGGAGACCCCTCCAAGAGCGACTCCAAAAAGAATAGTTACTCGTACGGCTGGTCCTTCTACTTCGGGGCCCTGTCTTTCATCATTGCCGAGATGGTCGGGGTGCTGGCCGTGCACATGTTTATCGACCGGCACAAACAGCTGCGGGCCACGGCCCGCGCCACGGACTACCTCCAGGCCTCCGCCATCACCCGCATCCCCAGCTACCGCTACCGCTACCAGCGCCGCAGCCGCTCCAGCTCCCGCTCCACCGAGCCCTCACACTCCAGGGACGCCTCCCCCGTGGGCATCAAGGGCTTCAACACCCTGCCGTCCACGGAGATCTCCATGTACACCCTCAGCAGGGACCCCCTGAAGACCGCCACCACGCCCACCGCCACCTACAACTCCGACAGGGATAACAGCTTCCTTCAAGTTCACAACTGTATCCAGAAGGACAACAAAGACTCTCTCCACTCCAACACAGCCAACCGCCGGACCACCCCCGTATGA